In the genome of Deltaproteobacteria bacterium, the window TCCATGCCAATCTTCTCCGGTCTCTATCGAGAGCTGGGCATTCTGACGGCCCTTCTGGGCCGGGAAGCTCAGGTCCTTTCCGACGAAAAGGCCGAAGAAATACGTTTACTACTCGAAGGAGGTACGCAATGAGCACACAGGGAAAAGTGAACAAGGTCACCACCTCGGTAATCCGGAACATGAAGCAGAAGGGTGAAAAGATAACGATGCTGACCGCCTATGACTACTCAACGGCACGGATCGTTGATGAGGCCGGCATCGATATGATCCTCGTGGGCGATTCCCTCGGAATGGTGGTTCTCGGTTACGACAGTACCCTTCCGGTCACCATGGAAGACATGGTCCGTCACACGAAAGCAGTGTCGCGGGGCGTCAAACGGGCCATGGTCGTGGGAGACATGCCGTTCATGTCCTACCAGGCATCCCCCGACGAGGCGATCCTCAATGCGGGACGCCTCCTCAAGGAAGCGGATGCGCACGCCGTAAAGCTGGAAGGCGGCCGTGAGTTCGCCCACCTGGTTCACCGGATCGTCTCGGCAGGAATCCCCGTCATGGGCCACCTGGGACTCACGCCGCAATCGGTTCATCAATTCGGCGGGTACAAGGTTCAGGGAAAAGACGAACCGGCCGCTCAG includes:
- the panB gene encoding 3-methyl-2-oxobutanoate hydroxymethyltransferase, translated to MSTQGKVNKVTTSVIRNMKQKGEKITMLTAYDYSTARIVDEAGIDMILVGDSLGMVVLGYDSTLPVTMEDMVRHTKAVSRGVKRAMVVGDMPFMSYQASPDEAILNAGRLLKEADAHAVKLEGGREFAHLVHRIVSAGIPVMGHLGLTPQSVHQFGGYKVQGKDEPAAQRIMDDAKALEESGAFSIVLECVPTGLAEKITNMLSIPTIGIGAGLHCDGQVLVVNDMLGMFDRFVPKFVKQYVHLGGVMKDAVGGYIQEVKSGTFPGSEHSF